A single genomic interval of Falco naumanni isolate bFalNau1 chromosome 11, bFalNau1.pat, whole genome shotgun sequence harbors:
- the CNN3 gene encoding calponin-3, translating to MTHFNKGPSYGLSAEVKNKIALKYDPQIEEDLRNWIEEVTGLSIGANFQLGLKDGIILCELINKLQPGSVKKINQSKLNWHQLENIGNFIKAIQLYGMKPHDIFEANDLFENGNMTQVQTTLVALAGLAKTKGFHTTIDIGVKYAEKQARSFDAGKLKAGQSVIGLQMGTNKCASQAGMTAYGTRRHLYDPKMQTDKPFDQTTISLQMGTNKGASQAGMLAPGTRRDIYDQKHILQPVDNSTISLQMGTNKVASQKGMSVYGLGRQVYDPKYCAAPTEPVIHNGSQGTGTNGSEISDSDYQAEYPDDYHGEYQDDYQRDYHGQYSDQGIDY from the exons ATTGCCTTGAAATATGACCCCCAGATAGAAGAAGACCTGCGTAACTGGATAGAAGAGGTGACAGGGCTGAGCATTGGTGCAAACTTTCAACTGGGATTAAAAGATGGCATAATCTTATGCGA GCTTATAAATAAGCTGCAGCCAGgatcagtgaagaaaattaatcaatCAAAACTAAATTGGCACcag cTGGAGAACATTGGGAATTTTATCAAAGCCATCCAACTCTATGGCATGAAGCCACATGACATTTTTGAAGCAAATGATCTTTTTGAAAACGGAAATATGACTCAAGTACAGACTACTCTAGTGGCGCTAGCAGGTCTG GCAAAAACTAAAGGTTTTCATACTACAATTGATATTGGTGTCAAATATGCAGAGAAACAAGCACGAAGTTTTGATGCAGGAAAACTAAAAGCTGGTCAAAGTGTAATTGGCCTGCAG ATGGGCACCAACAAGTGTGCCAGTCAGGCAGGCATGACTGCTTATGGAACGAGAAGACACCTCTATGATCCAAAAATGCAAACTGACAAGCCATTTGACCAGACGACAATTAGCCTACAGATGGGCACTAACAAAGGAGCCAGCCAG GCTGGTATGCTGGCACCAGGTACCAGAAGAGACATCTACGATCAGAAGCACATATTACAACCTGTGGATAACTCAACTATTTCATTACAAATGGGTACCAACAAAGTAGCTTCACAGAAGGGAATGAGTGTGTATGGGCTTGGACGGCAAGTGTATGACCCCAAGTACTGTGCTGCACCAACAGAACCTGTCATTCATAACGGCAGCCAAGGAACAGGAACTAACGGGTCAGAAATCAGCGATAGCGATTATCAGGCAGAATACCCAGATGACTATCACGGAGAGTACCAAGATGACTATCAAAGAGATTACCATGGTCAGTACAGTGACCAGGGCATTGATTATTAG